One window from the genome of Gimesia aquarii encodes:
- a CDS encoding site-2 protease family protein, with translation MLGNVNPTEFDLRFSLFGIPVRVHPLFWAVSAFMGWNANDPKMTLIWIACVFVSILIHELGHAVMAKHFGWPPEIMLYHFGGLATFQPYSGMTTQRSIIVSAAGPLAGFGLLGAVMFFKYISIRFGFWNNLGQQGAVYVGTTFHYLYFINLYWGLINLAPVLPLDGGHICEDICKAVKRYRGDVLAIQISMVAAGALAFYFFKEQYRFAGIMFALFAFFNFQAYQQRNNPW, from the coding sequence ATGCTGGGAAACGTTAATCCCACCGAATTTGATTTACGTTTCTCTCTGTTTGGGATTCCAGTCCGCGTACATCCATTATTCTGGGCGGTGTCAGCGTTCATGGGGTGGAACGCCAATGATCCGAAAATGACGCTGATCTGGATTGCCTGTGTTTTTGTATCAATTTTGATTCATGAGTTGGGTCATGCCGTCATGGCAAAACACTTTGGTTGGCCCCCTGAAATTATGTTGTATCATTTTGGTGGTCTGGCTACGTTTCAGCCTTATTCGGGAATGACAACCCAGCGATCAATCATTGTATCAGCAGCAGGGCCATTGGCCGGTTTCGGACTGCTCGGAGCAGTCATGTTCTTTAAATACATTTCCATCAGATTTGGTTTTTGGAATAACTTGGGTCAACAAGGGGCAGTCTATGTTGGTACTACATTTCATTACTTGTATTTCATCAATTTATATTGGGGATTGATTAATCTCGCTCCCGTTCTCCCACTGGATGGGGGGCACATTTGTGAGGATATCTGCAAAGCCGTCAAACGTTACCGAGGTGATGTGTTGGCCATACAGATTTCAATGGTTGCTGCAGGTGCACTGGCCTTTTATTTTTTTAAAGAGCAATACCGCTTTGCAGGCATTATGTTTGCCTTATTTGCTTTTTTTAACTTTCAGGCATACCAACAGCGGAACAATCCCTGGTAG
- a CDS encoding reverse transcriptase family protein, translating into MGLFQFIRRLLFGSSSGRPVTPTDSYSKQNKTQRAYRKPRLKPFRYRQNRRTDTTELEEVSSPPYELARYASRTGHYFDMAQDTDFEKLDQYNLPRFCTPLELSQWLEFPLGKLAWLTHRFNQFDRPDDVKESHYVYHWLPKRNGFRLIEAPRPFIKIAQEQILKDLLNRIPVHPAAHGFVAGHSSVTNALPHTGKRVVVKFDLENFYTSVKFSRVVSIYRSIGYCREVSLWLARLTTSAIPMSMPFPDGSLRPLYPYLSRHLPQGAPTSPALANLSAFSLDVRLSGLARSFDAEYTRYADDLTFSGSDQFLRALRVFIPLVEQIIRSERFQVNQSKRRVLRNNQQQKVTGVVVNEHTNVPRKEFDLLKAILTNCIRKGPASQNRKGHPDFASHLRGRVAYVQQLNPNRGQRLLQLYQQIRW; encoded by the coding sequence ATGGGCTTATTTCAATTCATACGCCGGCTCCTGTTTGGTTCATCATCAGGCCGACCTGTCACTCCCACTGATTCCTATTCGAAACAGAACAAGACTCAACGTGCGTACCGAAAACCTCGATTGAAACCTTTTCGATATCGTCAAAACAGACGAACAGATACAACCGAACTCGAAGAAGTTTCATCTCCTCCTTACGAACTCGCTCGCTATGCATCTCGCACTGGTCATTATTTTGATATGGCTCAGGATACTGATTTTGAAAAACTCGATCAGTACAACTTACCTCGGTTTTGCACACCACTGGAACTTTCCCAATGGTTGGAGTTCCCTCTCGGAAAGCTTGCATGGCTGACACACCGGTTTAATCAATTCGATCGCCCTGATGATGTCAAAGAGTCGCACTACGTTTATCACTGGTTACCCAAACGAAATGGTTTTCGGTTGATTGAAGCACCAAGACCATTCATAAAAATAGCTCAGGAACAAATTCTAAAGGACTTACTAAATAGAATCCCCGTTCATCCGGCTGCACACGGATTTGTTGCCGGCCATTCTTCCGTGACCAATGCATTACCTCATACCGGTAAACGCGTGGTTGTCAAATTTGATCTGGAAAATTTTTATACAAGCGTCAAATTTTCAAGGGTTGTTTCTATTTACCGTAGTATTGGCTATTGCCGCGAAGTCTCACTTTGGCTCGCACGTTTAACAACTTCTGCCATTCCCATGAGCATGCCTTTTCCTGATGGGAGTCTGAGACCACTTTATCCTTATCTCTCTCGCCATCTTCCACAAGGAGCACCAACATCCCCTGCACTGGCGAATCTGTCTGCATTTTCCCTGGACGTCAGGCTCTCAGGTTTAGCGCGATCGTTTGATGCAGAATACACACGCTATGCCGACGATTTAACCTTTTCCGGTTCCGATCAATTTTTGCGTGCTCTGCGTGTCTTTATCCCACTGGTGGAGCAAATCATTCGGTCGGAACGATTTCAGGTCAATCAATCGAAACGACGCGTATTACGAAATAACCAACAACAAAAAGTGACTGGCGTTGTTGTGAATGAACACACGAATGTGCCGCGCAAAGAATTCGATCTGTTGAAAGCGATCCTCACAAATTGCATTCGAAAGGGGCCTGCAAGCCAAAACCGGAAAGGTCACCCCGATTTCGCCAGTCATCTTCGCGGTCGCGTGGCCTATGTTCAACAACTGAACCCAAATCGTGGCCAACGTTTACTCCAGCTTTATCAGCAAATCCGCTGGTAG
- a CDS encoding DNA topoisomerase I, which produces MLLPFDQLGTIVGGFFRILFANPYFRNLLKPLTRFFIGLIAIPIFHLILSKVIRVQEIDEELEKDLEQWFRGSLLLLAATANMEAALFGWVPMSLQGTEGWILMGFRIMLAIGVIEAMPDQELFSIIHPGPPTLKLSKEYGIFRELKEQWRAILKGLVCQHINRSSPVFAILSAIAIDAVGWVCYGIAITQYLIIGLVTSRDRALDVLSEFDRQVTIRRRELIEEFDLSDKEVNAANREKCKEEDQQEINNPTTDDLDQSKASA; this is translated from the coding sequence GTGCTATTACCATTCGATCAGTTAGGAACTATTGTGGGTGGATTTTTTCGTATCCTGTTTGCAAATCCCTACTTTAGAAACCTGTTAAAACCATTAACACGTTTCTTTATCGGGTTGATTGCGATCCCCATTTTCCATCTGATTCTCAGTAAAGTCATCCGCGTTCAAGAAATTGACGAAGAACTGGAAAAAGACCTCGAACAGTGGTTTCGTGGTTCCTTGCTCCTGCTGGCTGCGACAGCCAACATGGAAGCCGCCTTGTTTGGGTGGGTTCCTATGAGTCTCCAGGGAACTGAAGGCTGGATCTTAATGGGTTTCCGCATCATGTTGGCCATTGGTGTGATTGAAGCCATGCCCGATCAGGAACTGTTTTCGATCATTCATCCTGGTCCACCCACTTTAAAATTATCAAAAGAATACGGAATCTTTCGGGAGCTGAAAGAACAATGGCGCGCTATCCTGAAAGGGCTTGTGTGCCAACATATTAACCGTTCCTCTCCCGTATTTGCGATCCTCTCTGCCATTGCCATTGATGCGGTAGGTTGGGTCTGTTATGGAATTGCGATTACACAGTATTTGATAATCGGCCTGGTGACTTCGCGTGATCGTGCGCTGGATGTACTCTCAGAGTTTGACCGTCAGGTGACAATTCGGCGTCGCGAACTGATTGAGGAATTTGATCTGAGCGATAAAGAAGTCAATGCAGCAAACCGAGAGAAGTGCAAAGAAGAAGACCAGCAAGAGATAAACAACCCAACCACAGACGACCTGGATCAGTCTAAGGCGTCTGCCTGA
- the topA gene encoding type I DNA topoisomerase, with protein MAKKKLKALVIVESPAKAKKIGGYLGSKYRVLASMGHVRDLPAKASDVPSEFKKKHKWATLGVNTESEFEPYYLVPKEKKKTVKELKDALKDAEELILATDEDREGESIGWHLTELLKPKVPVKRMVFSEITEDAIQEAIANPRELDLNLVSAQETRRVLDRLYGFTLSPLLWKKVARGLSAGRVQSVAVRILVQRELERLAFRSGTYWDLKALLKTSDGAEFESMLSAVGGKKVASGKDFDESTGKLKADADVLLLNEQQADELLERVKKSDWTVTSVEQRLQSRKPPAPFTTSTLQQEGNRKLNMSARETMQVAQRLYEDGHITYMRTDSVNLSNEAISASRDRIEDLYGKDYLNPEIRRFDTKSKGAQEAHEAIRPAGKSMKTAEEIGLKGQQAKLYAMIWKRTMATQMEEAKLRFQTVTITADNAEFRATGRHVEFPGFFRAYVEGVDDPEAALDDSESMLPPLEENQALEANQVDPLKHETKPPARYTEATIVRKLESEGVGRPSTYASIIGTIQDRGYVKKSGSQLVPTFTALAVTRLLEQFFPNLVDLQFTAAMEQELDDIAVGEGDRLPYLNQFYRGKEGLDEQVKSKEETIDAREICTLNLEGIESAVRVGRYGPYVTDGAEEEPVSASIPDNIAPADLTNELAEKLIRQKSEGPKSLGMHPEENTPIYKLFGPFGPYLQLGDVIEDGPKPKRVSIPKTVDPDTIGLEEALKYLSLPRFLGEHPETGKKVNAGIGRFGPYVLHDKVYKSLTKDDDILTIELPRAVELLKQARQRSAPTPIRELGKHPEDEETVAIFDGRYGPYVKHGKINATIPKGYEVENVVLEQALEWLEAKAAKKGTKKKAAKKKTTKKSAGTKAKKTAAKKTPAKKAKAAAKKTTKKAAAKKKTTKKAAKKKSAKKKTAE; from the coding sequence GTGGCAAAGAAAAAGCTGAAAGCATTGGTGATCGTTGAATCACCGGCCAAAGCCAAGAAAATCGGTGGCTATTTAGGCAGTAAATATCGGGTCCTGGCCAGTATGGGGCACGTACGTGATTTGCCTGCAAAGGCTTCTGATGTTCCTTCCGAATTCAAGAAAAAGCACAAATGGGCCACCTTGGGGGTCAATACCGAGTCAGAATTTGAGCCTTATTATCTGGTACCCAAAGAGAAGAAAAAGACGGTAAAGGAACTCAAAGACGCTCTAAAGGATGCCGAAGAACTCATTCTTGCGACTGACGAAGACCGTGAAGGTGAAAGTATCGGTTGGCATCTGACTGAGCTATTGAAACCAAAAGTACCCGTAAAACGCATGGTTTTCTCTGAAATCACAGAAGATGCCATTCAGGAAGCGATTGCTAATCCGCGTGAACTTGATTTGAATCTGGTCTCTGCCCAGGAGACGAGACGTGTACTGGACCGTTTGTATGGATTTACATTAAGCCCCCTACTTTGGAAAAAGGTTGCCCGTGGACTCTCTGCCGGGCGTGTGCAGTCTGTCGCGGTCCGAATTCTGGTCCAGCGAGAGCTGGAACGACTTGCGTTTCGAAGTGGTACCTATTGGGACTTGAAGGCATTATTAAAGACTTCCGATGGAGCCGAATTTGAATCGATGCTCTCAGCGGTCGGAGGCAAAAAAGTTGCCAGCGGTAAAGATTTCGACGAGTCCACAGGCAAGCTGAAGGCCGATGCGGATGTGTTGTTGTTGAATGAGCAGCAGGCAGACGAATTGCTCGAACGTGTCAAAAAGTCTGATTGGACTGTCACTTCAGTCGAACAACGACTGCAATCACGCAAGCCCCCTGCGCCGTTTACTACCAGCACGTTGCAACAGGAGGGGAACCGCAAGTTGAACATGTCGGCCCGTGAAACGATGCAGGTTGCGCAACGTTTATACGAAGATGGCCACATTACTTATATGCGTACTGACAGCGTGAATCTCTCGAATGAAGCGATTTCTGCATCGCGAGATCGGATTGAAGATTTATATGGTAAAGATTATCTCAACCCGGAGATAAGGCGTTTTGATACGAAGTCCAAAGGCGCCCAGGAAGCACACGAAGCGATTCGCCCCGCCGGTAAATCGATGAAAACGGCCGAAGAAATCGGACTAAAGGGACAACAAGCCAAACTGTATGCGATGATCTGGAAACGGACGATGGCCACACAAATGGAAGAAGCCAAGCTGCGTTTTCAAACAGTGACCATCACAGCCGATAATGCTGAGTTTCGTGCCACAGGACGCCATGTGGAATTTCCTGGCTTCTTCCGTGCCTACGTTGAAGGGGTTGACGATCCGGAAGCCGCTTTAGACGACAGTGAATCGATGCTGCCACCGCTGGAGGAAAATCAGGCCCTCGAAGCCAACCAGGTTGATCCCCTCAAGCACGAAACAAAACCCCCCGCGCGTTATACAGAAGCGACCATCGTGCGGAAATTGGAGAGTGAAGGAGTGGGTCGACCGAGTACGTACGCTTCCATCATCGGAACCATTCAGGATCGCGGCTATGTGAAAAAGTCAGGTAGCCAACTTGTGCCTACGTTTACCGCACTGGCAGTCACTCGCTTACTGGAACAGTTTTTCCCCAATCTGGTGGATCTACAATTTACGGCCGCCATGGAACAGGAATTAGACGATATCGCCGTCGGCGAAGGGGATCGTTTACCGTATTTGAACCAATTCTACCGCGGAAAAGAAGGCCTCGATGAACAGGTCAAATCCAAGGAAGAAACAATCGATGCGCGGGAAATCTGTACGCTTAATTTGGAAGGGATTGAGTCGGCAGTGCGTGTCGGTCGTTATGGACCGTATGTCACCGATGGCGCAGAAGAAGAACCTGTTTCCGCTTCGATTCCCGACAATATCGCACCAGCAGATCTCACCAATGAACTTGCAGAAAAATTGATTCGTCAGAAAAGCGAAGGGCCGAAGTCACTCGGGATGCATCCTGAAGAAAACACGCCCATTTACAAGTTATTTGGTCCTTTTGGTCCCTACCTGCAATTGGGAGATGTGATTGAGGATGGACCAAAACCAAAACGCGTCAGTATCCCTAAGACGGTCGACCCGGACACGATCGGTCTGGAAGAGGCGCTCAAATACTTGAGCCTGCCGCGTTTTTTAGGTGAGCATCCCGAAACAGGAAAGAAAGTCAACGCGGGCATTGGTCGCTTCGGTCCCTATGTCTTGCACGACAAGGTCTACAAATCTCTGACGAAGGATGATGACATTCTGACGATTGAGTTACCTCGCGCTGTGGAACTCTTAAAGCAGGCGCGTCAACGAAGTGCACCGACACCCATTCGTGAATTAGGAAAACATCCGGAAGACGAAGAAACGGTTGCCATTTTTGATGGTCGCTATGGGCCTTATGTGAAACATGGCAAAATCAATGCGACCATTCCCAAGGGGTACGAAGTTGAAAATGTGGTGCTAGAACAGGCGCTCGAATGGTTGGAAGCGAAAGCAGCTAAAAAAGGTACAAAGAAGAAGGCCGCCAAGAAAAAGACAACTAAGAAATCAGCGGGGACCAAGGCGAAAAAAACAGCCGCAAAGAAAACACCTGCCAAGAAAGCGAAAGCAGCTGCGAAGAAAACCACAAAAAAAGCGGCAGCCAAAAAGAAGACAACGAAAAAAGCAGCTAAGAAGAAATCCGCCAAGAAAAAAACTGCTGAATAA
- a CDS encoding SurA N-terminal domain-containing protein, whose product MASPLELFRKKQKVLMVPLTILAMFAFIVMDQLKPEQFPPILGMLVFGALFWYLGKDRGKGTLFAVIGIIIGFFLGYAYMPRPGAAMVVTTTAGDIDQREFQELIRNRQIANQFIVRTYFESLTEEERQRAQPPRGYMFGFGRDTEDDIILEFLFRKEADKMNLIVSDDAVTQYISRYTNNKLSSESFQKTCLSMGITEGQIYTIFKDQLKARLVFRLLMPEVSLTPDQYWNFYKKFNVREELEVVALPVKDFEDQVPAPTEAEKQAFFEKYKAVFPNETGPGSPGLRQPQKVEVEYLMADYEETEKLVPPVTEEEITAFYEVNKERLYKNNPIPDMPDMEAPSAPDQPIEAVKPVNDDQKSTKETTPSSKADKEPSKETKPKDPTPQNATEKKAESSALDSDLTTFVSLLDEKPLEKPTVATKPNTPPVEDKKENPTTAPAPLEPYRPLDDDLKSEIRDQLLRERTLALMKEKIAAAVIFMNDLSYLINSPAEGTTPPTPKEITEKLKAYAAKHQLIYNITPLMSAQQIEESEKYPLGTAKEPSLNQFTAQPRTVIEQLFETPLELLYTTYEAEDSFSSALIAYWKVKHVDATIPKFSDPETQESITQLLKMEGARPIATKRAEELKKLITDAGDKEMAEALKGQTITGQKEGEELLTQTTESFSWMRTSTAGASNPFSMPRPELSSISAIDGAGNEFMEQVFDNMDNGDVAVVMNADKSICYVVKVMNRIPSTSGGLTAMYQEFLKTDLFFFFSPYLPLAQMEQQQTNYEWSRGIEEKYQVQKFFEQVEGPEENVE is encoded by the coding sequence ATGGCCTCGCCACTGGAATTGTTTCGTAAAAAACAAAAAGTGTTAATGGTTCCGCTCACCATCCTGGCAATGTTCGCATTTATCGTCATGGACCAGTTGAAACCTGAGCAATTTCCACCGATTTTAGGAATGCTGGTCTTTGGCGCCCTATTCTGGTACCTGGGAAAAGATCGCGGCAAGGGAACGTTATTCGCTGTCATCGGTATCATTATCGGCTTCTTTTTGGGCTATGCATATATGCCCCGACCTGGTGCTGCGATGGTTGTGACCACTACGGCAGGTGACATCGACCAACGGGAATTTCAGGAACTCATCAGGAATCGGCAAATTGCGAATCAGTTCATTGTCAGGACTTACTTTGAGTCATTGACCGAAGAAGAACGACAGCGTGCTCAACCGCCACGTGGATATATGTTTGGTTTTGGTCGGGATACAGAAGATGACATCATTCTGGAATTCCTGTTCCGCAAAGAAGCTGACAAAATGAATCTCATCGTTTCTGACGATGCAGTGACTCAATATATTTCACGCTATACCAATAATAAACTCAGCAGTGAATCCTTTCAAAAAACCTGCCTAAGCATGGGGATAACGGAAGGGCAGATCTATACGATTTTCAAAGATCAACTCAAAGCACGTCTCGTATTTCGATTACTCATGCCTGAAGTTTCACTGACTCCCGATCAATACTGGAACTTCTACAAAAAGTTCAACGTGCGCGAAGAATTAGAAGTGGTCGCGTTACCAGTCAAAGACTTTGAAGATCAGGTCCCTGCCCCTACGGAAGCAGAAAAACAAGCATTCTTTGAGAAATACAAGGCGGTCTTCCCTAATGAAACAGGCCCCGGATCTCCAGGATTACGTCAACCACAAAAAGTGGAAGTAGAATATTTAATGGCCGACTATGAAGAGACTGAAAAGTTGGTCCCCCCTGTGACTGAAGAGGAAATCACCGCATTTTATGAAGTGAATAAAGAGCGGCTGTATAAGAACAATCCGATTCCGGATATGCCTGACATGGAGGCGCCCTCTGCACCAGACCAACCGATCGAAGCAGTGAAACCAGTCAACGATGATCAGAAATCAACGAAAGAAACGACTCCCTCATCTAAAGCAGATAAAGAACCCTCAAAAGAAACCAAACCCAAAGACCCCACGCCCCAAAATGCGACAGAAAAGAAAGCGGAATCGAGCGCTCTTGATTCCGATCTCACCACATTTGTTTCTCTATTAGATGAAAAGCCCTTAGAAAAACCTACGGTCGCAACGAAACCTAATACACCGCCTGTTGAGGATAAGAAAGAAAATCCTACGACAGCACCAGCACCACTCGAACCTTATCGTCCACTAGACGACGATTTAAAAAGTGAAATTCGTGATCAATTATTAAGAGAACGTACTCTCGCTCTGATGAAGGAAAAAATTGCGGCTGCTGTGATCTTCATGAACGATCTTAGCTACCTCATTAATAGCCCTGCGGAAGGTACAACACCGCCCACACCAAAAGAAATCACAGAAAAATTGAAGGCCTATGCGGCCAAACACCAGTTGATCTACAACATTACTCCTCTGATGTCGGCTCAGCAAATTGAAGAGTCTGAAAAATATCCACTGGGAACAGCAAAAGAACCCAGCCTCAATCAATTTACTGCGCAACCCAGAACCGTCATTGAACAATTGTTTGAGACACCCCTTGAGTTGCTTTACACGACCTATGAAGCAGAAGACTCATTTTCAAGTGCGTTAATTGCTTACTGGAAAGTGAAACATGTTGATGCCACGATTCCAAAATTTTCCGACCCGGAAACTCAGGAATCGATTACTCAGCTATTAAAAATGGAAGGTGCCCGCCCTATTGCCACAAAACGGGCAGAAGAACTGAAAAAGTTAATTACCGATGCCGGTGATAAAGAAATGGCCGAAGCGCTCAAAGGTCAAACGATAACTGGTCAAAAGGAAGGAGAAGAACTCTTAACTCAAACGACTGAGTCATTCAGCTGGATGCGAACTTCCACTGCTGGAGCCAGTAATCCGTTTTCAATGCCTCGTCCCGAGTTATCCAGTATTAGCGCCATTGATGGTGCCGGGAATGAATTTATGGAACAGGTATTCGATAACATGGACAACGGTGATGTAGCGGTTGTCATGAATGCAGATAAATCAATCTGCTACGTGGTAAAAGTAATGAATCGTATCCCTTCGACTTCGGGCGGGCTCACTGCCATGTACCAGGAATTTCTAAAAACAGACTTATTCTTCTTTTTCTCTCCTTATCTCCCGCTAGCTCAGATGGAACAACAGCAGACGAACTACGAATGGAGCCGTGGCATTGAAGAAAAATATCAGGTTCAGAAATTCTTTGAGCAGGTGGAAGGACCTGAAGAAAACGTCGAATAA